In Streptomyces sp. SID8374, one genomic interval encodes:
- the mtrA gene encoding two-component system response regulator MtrA codes for MMSIMKGRVLVVDDDTALAEMLGIVLRGEGFEPSFVADGDKALAAFREAKPDLVLLDLMLPGRDGIEVCRLIRAESGVPIVMLTAKSDTVDVVVGLESGADDYIVKPFKPKELVARIRARLRRSEEPAPEQLTIGDLVIDVAGHSVKREGQSIALTPLEFDLLVALARKPWQVFTREVLLEQVWGYRHAADTRLVNVHVQRLRSKVEKDPERPEIVVTVRGVGYKAGPS; via the coding sequence ATGATGTCGATTATGAAGGGACGCGTCCTTGTCGTCGACGACGACACCGCACTGGCCGAGATGCTCGGGATTGTGCTGCGTGGAGAAGGTTTCGAGCCGTCGTTCGTAGCGGACGGCGACAAGGCACTGGCCGCATTTCGTGAGGCCAAGCCGGACCTGGTGCTGCTCGACCTCATGCTGCCCGGAAGGGACGGCATCGAGGTGTGCAGGCTGATCAGGGCCGAGTCCGGTGTGCCGATCGTCATGCTCACTGCTAAGAGCGACACCGTCGATGTCGTGGTCGGTCTGGAATCCGGGGCCGACGACTACATCGTCAAGCCGTTCAAACCTAAGGAGTTGGTCGCCCGGATCAGGGCACGCCTGCGGCGGTCCGAAGAGCCCGCGCCGGAGCAGTTGACCATCGGTGACCTGGTCATCGACGTGGCCGGTCACTCCGTGAAGCGGGAGGGGCAGTCCATCGCCCTCACGCCGCTGGAGTTCGACCTGCTGGTCGCCCTCGCCCGCAAGCCGTGGCAGGTCTTCACCCGTGAGGTCCTGCTGGAGCAGGTCTGGGGTTACCGGCACGCGGCCGACACCCGGCTGGTGAACGTGCATGTCCAGCGGCTGCGCTCCAAGGTCGAGAAGGACCCGGAGCGGCCGGAGATCGTCGTGACCGTCCGCGGGGTCGGTTACAAGGCCGGACCGAGCTGA
- the mtnA gene encoding S-methyl-5-thioribose-1-phosphate isomerase, with translation MADQDVQTPVGGEPPALSVLRWDDLPEGPVLVLLDQTRLPAEEVELVCTDVPALVRAIRTLAVRGAPLLGIAGGYGVALAAARGYDVAEAAGLLEGARPTAVNLGYGVRRVADAYWAAAAKGVGTAEAAAVALAEAQALHREDAQASRRMAEYGTALLEELLPGQGYQLLTHCNTGALVSGGEGTAFAVALRVHREGRLRRLWVDETRPLLQGARLTAYEAARSGMAYSLLTDSAAGSLFAAGEVDAVLIGADRIAADGSVANKVGSYPLAVLAKYHHVPFIVVAPTTTVDMDTAEGTSIIVEQRSGQEVTELTLPKSVSADGGGGMVVAPLGAPAYNPAFDITPPELITAIVTEEGVISPVTGVGLAELCARSSQVTIS, from the coding sequence ATGGCTGATCAGGACGTGCAAACGCCGGTGGGCGGCGAGCCTCCCGCGCTTTCCGTGCTCCGTTGGGACGACCTTCCGGAAGGCCCCGTGCTGGTGCTCCTCGACCAGACGCGGCTGCCCGCGGAGGAGGTTGAGCTGGTGTGCACGGATGTGCCCGCGCTGGTGCGGGCGATCCGGACGCTGGCGGTACGAGGGGCCCCGCTGCTCGGGATCGCCGGGGGGTACGGGGTGGCGCTCGCGGCGGCCCGTGGCTATGACGTGGCGGAGGCCGCGGGGCTGCTGGAGGGGGCGCGGCCCACCGCGGTGAATCTCGGTTACGGGGTGCGGCGGGTGGCCGACGCCTACTGGGCGGCTGCCGCGAAGGGGGTCGGCACGGCGGAGGCCGCCGCTGTGGCGCTGGCCGAGGCGCAGGCCCTGCACCGGGAGGACGCCCAGGCCAGCAGGCGCATGGCGGAGTACGGGACGGCGCTCCTGGAGGAGCTGCTGCCGGGGCAGGGGTATCAGCTGCTGACCCACTGCAACACCGGGGCGCTGGTCTCCGGGGGCGAGGGGACGGCGTTCGCGGTGGCGCTGCGGGTGCACCGGGAGGGGCGGCTGCGCCGGCTGTGGGTGGACGAGACCCGGCCGCTGCTCCAGGGGGCGAGGCTGACGGCGTACGAGGCGGCGCGCAGCGGGATGGCGTACAGCCTGCTCACGGACAGTGCGGCGGGCTCCCTGTTCGCCGCGGGTGAGGTGGATGCCGTACTCATTGGGGCGGACCGCATTGCCGCAGACGGCTCGGTGGCCAACAAAGTGGGGAGCTATCCGTTGGCTGTGCTCGCGAAGTACCACCATGTGCCGTTCATCGTGGTGGCGCCGACGACGACCGTGGACATGGACACGGCCGAAGGCACATCGATCATCGTTGAGCAGCGTTCCGGGCAAGAAGTGACGGAGCTCACATTGCCGAAGTCCGTATCGGCGGACGGTGGAGGTGGGATGGTCGTCGCACCCCTCGGGGCCCCGGCGTACAACCCGGCTTTCGACATCACGCCGCCCGAATTGATCACGGCGATCGTCACCGAGGAGGGCGTCATTTCCCCGGTCACGGGGGTCGGACTGGCAGAGCTGTGTGCCAGGTCATCGCAGGTAACGATTAGCTAA
- a CDS encoding DUF4129 domain-containing protein: protein MSGAGGTTAARQVTGAGDIPVDTPRVPAREAAESELSKPMYHENDPNLLQRALNRLWDWVAGVFDAAASAAPGGPAGLVVLILIVIGLAAALWWRLGTPQRTSRPVDALFESDGPRSATQHRAAADAHAAALRWTEAVQERMRAIVRSLEERALLDPRPGRTADEAAAEAGRALPDHATRLRSAARDFDDVTYGGRTADQPTYLALRALDTELDEAKPVLPGTSRGATG, encoded by the coding sequence GTGTCGGGGGCGGGGGGCACCACAGCAGCACGGCAGGTCACCGGCGCGGGCGACATACCCGTGGACACTCCACGTGTCCCCGCCCGGGAGGCGGCCGAGAGCGAGCTGTCCAAGCCGATGTACCACGAGAACGATCCGAACCTCCTCCAGCGCGCCCTGAACCGCCTCTGGGACTGGGTCGCCGGCGTGTTCGACGCCGCCGCGAGCGCCGCCCCCGGCGGCCCGGCCGGACTCGTCGTCCTGATCCTCATCGTCATCGGGCTCGCCGCCGCCCTCTGGTGGCGGCTCGGCACCCCGCAACGCACTTCCCGACCCGTGGACGCCCTCTTCGAGAGCGACGGACCCCGCAGCGCCACCCAGCACCGCGCCGCGGCCGACGCACACGCCGCCGCTCTCCGCTGGACCGAAGCCGTCCAGGAACGCATGCGCGCCATCGTCCGGTCGCTGGAAGAACGCGCCCTCCTCGACCCCCGCCCCGGCCGCACGGCGGACGAAGCAGCGGCGGAAGCAGGCCGCGCCCTGCCCGACCACGCCACCCGGCTGCGCTCCGCCGCCCGCGACTTCGACGACGTCACATACGGCGGCCGCACCGCGGACCAACCCACATATCTGGCCCTGCGCGCCCTGGACACCGAACTCGACGAGGCGAAGCCCGTGCTGCCCGGAACCTCCCGAGGAGCCACCGGATGA
- a CDS encoding DUF4350 domain-containing protein, whose protein sequence is MTTATAPSPTSTAPTPHQVWKRTRGLLIALLILVIAGITFAAVRSGTNYGHLDPRSADPKGSRAAAELLKARGISVTVATTLDAATTAAGPDTTLLVAGPNLLTPTQQRRLHEAATASTGRTVLIAPGQAAASRLAPGVRTEPHRPVTTLPPSCAFPAARSAGTADMGGMRYTAPNTTATACYPSAGAPSLLILKDRGDGDTVLLGSPDFLHNERLDHQGNASLALQLLGSRPHLVWYLPSLADPSATSEDGSPDDDNDNNSGGSGDQASGEESSFLDLVPSGWLWGTLQLTVAAVLAAIWRGRRLGPLVMERLPVSIRASESAEGRAGLYRKANARDRAAESLRAAARTRIARLAGVTAREAHTSAVLLPAVSARSATTGDDLSTLLFGPAPADDAALVLLANHLDALEREVRTS, encoded by the coding sequence ATGACCACGGCCACCGCCCCCTCCCCCACCTCGACCGCGCCCACCCCGCACCAGGTCTGGAAGCGCACACGAGGGCTGCTGATCGCCCTGCTCATCCTCGTGATCGCCGGCATCACGTTCGCCGCCGTCCGCTCCGGTACCAACTACGGACACCTCGACCCCCGGTCCGCCGACCCGAAGGGCAGCCGCGCCGCGGCCGAACTTCTCAAGGCGCGCGGGATATCCGTCACCGTCGCCACGACCCTCGACGCAGCCACCACCGCGGCAGGACCCGACACCACACTCCTGGTCGCCGGCCCCAATCTCCTCACCCCCACGCAACAGCGCCGACTCCACGAGGCGGCCACCGCCTCCACCGGCCGCACCGTCCTGATCGCCCCAGGCCAGGCAGCCGCATCTCGCCTGGCCCCCGGCGTACGCACCGAGCCCCACCGCCCGGTGACCACCCTCCCCCCGTCCTGCGCCTTCCCCGCCGCCCGCAGCGCCGGCACAGCGGACATGGGCGGCATGCGCTACACGGCACCGAACACCACCGCCACCGCCTGCTACCCCAGCGCCGGAGCCCCCAGCCTGCTGATCCTGAAGGACCGCGGCGACGGCGACACCGTCCTTCTCGGCTCCCCCGACTTCCTCCACAACGAGCGTCTCGACCACCAGGGCAACGCCTCCCTCGCCCTGCAACTCCTCGGTTCGCGTCCCCATCTCGTCTGGTACCTCCCCTCTCTGGCCGATCCCTCCGCCACCAGCGAGGACGGCTCTCCCGACGACGACAACGACAACAACAGCGGAGGCAGCGGCGACCAGGCCTCGGGCGAGGAAAGCAGCTTCCTCGACCTGGTCCCCTCCGGCTGGCTCTGGGGAACGCTCCAGCTCACCGTCGCCGCGGTCCTCGCCGCGATCTGGCGAGGCCGCCGCCTCGGCCCCCTGGTCATGGAGCGGCTGCCGGTCTCCATCCGCGCATCCGAATCCGCCGAGGGCCGCGCCGGCCTCTACCGCAAGGCCAACGCCCGTGACCGGGCAGCCGAATCACTACGGGCGGCCGCCCGAACCCGTATCGCCCGCCTTGCCGGCGTAACCGCCCGTGAGGCACACACCTCTGCCGTTCTCCTCCCTGCCGTGTCCGCCCGCAGCGCCACCACAGGCGACGACCTGAGCACCCTGCTCTTCGGCCCGGCCCCCGCCGACGACGCGGCCCTTGTCCTGCTGGCCAACCACCTCGACGCCCTCGAAAGAGAGGTACGCACTTCATGA
- a CDS encoding MoxR family ATPase, producing the protein MSAPTPEPVEPPAVPATPAAPEPADGARASLEALRSEIAKAVVGQDPAVTGLVVALLCRGHVLLEGVPGVAKTLLVRALAASLELDTKRVQFTPDLMPSDVTGSLVYDARTAEFSFQPGPVFTNLLLADEINRTPPKTQASLLEAMEERQVTVDGTPRPLPDPFLVAATQNPVEYEGTYPLPEAQLDRFLLKLTVPLPSRQDEINVLTRHADGFNPRDLKAAGIRPVAGPADLEAARSAVAKTTVSPEIAGYVVDICRATRESPSLALGVSPRGATALLSTARAWAWLTGRDYVTPDDVKALALPTLRHRIHLRPEAEMEGVTPDSVITSVLAHVPVPR; encoded by the coding sequence ATGAGCGCCCCGACCCCCGAGCCGGTCGAACCCCCAGCGGTCCCCGCGACCCCTGCGGCTCCGGAGCCCGCCGACGGCGCCCGCGCGTCCTTGGAAGCCCTCCGCTCCGAGATCGCCAAGGCCGTGGTCGGCCAGGACCCGGCTGTCACCGGACTCGTCGTCGCCCTGCTCTGCCGCGGACACGTACTCCTGGAGGGCGTCCCCGGCGTCGCCAAGACCCTGCTCGTCCGGGCCCTCGCCGCCTCTCTCGAACTCGACACCAAGCGCGTCCAGTTCACCCCCGACCTCATGCCGAGCGATGTGACGGGATCACTCGTCTACGACGCCCGCACCGCCGAGTTCTCCTTCCAGCCCGGCCCCGTCTTCACCAACCTGCTGCTCGCCGACGAGATCAACCGCACCCCTCCCAAGACACAGGCTTCCCTTCTGGAAGCGATGGAGGAACGTCAGGTCACCGTCGACGGCACCCCCCGCCCGCTGCCGGACCCCTTCCTCGTCGCCGCCACCCAGAACCCCGTCGAATACGAGGGCACCTACCCGCTCCCGGAAGCCCAACTGGACCGCTTCCTGCTCAAGCTGACGGTGCCTCTGCCCTCCCGGCAGGACGAGATCAACGTCCTCACCCGCCACGCCGACGGCTTCAACCCCCGCGACCTCAAGGCAGCAGGCATACGGCCCGTCGCCGGACCCGCCGATCTGGAGGCGGCCCGCTCAGCCGTCGCGAAGACCACGGTCTCCCCCGAGATCGCCGGCTATGTGGTGGATATCTGTCGTGCCACGCGCGAATCCCCCTCGCTCGCCCTCGGCGTCTCCCCCCGAGGCGCCACCGCACTGCTCTCGACCGCTCGCGCCTGGGCCTGGCTCACCGGCCGGGACTACGTCACCCCGGACGACGTGAAGGCCTTGGCGCTCCCCACACTCCGTCATCGCATCCATCTGCGGCCCGAGGCGGAGATGGAGGGAGTCACCCCCGACTCCGTCATCACCTCGGTGCTCGCCCACGTCCCCGTACCCCGATGA
- a CDS encoding DUF58 domain-containing protein, translating to MALTGRTALLAALGSLPVGILAPSWTGMLAVNAPLSLAILCDYALAAPVRTLRFTRSGDTTVRLGDTAEVQLTVTNSSRRRLRAQLRDAWPPSSWPADTEQASSRHTLTIPPGEQRRLSTALRPTRRGDRQAERITVRSYGPLGLAARQGYHRVPWTVRVLPPFTSRKHLPSRLARLRELDGRTSVLTRGEGTEFDSLRAYVPGDDTRSIDWRATARQSAVAVRTWRPERDRHILIVLDTGRTSAGRVGDVPRLDAAMDATLLLTALATRAGDRVDLLAYDRRVRARVQGRTTAGDILATVVNTLASLEPELVETDARGLSTTALSDAPRGSLIVLLTSLEATPIEEGLLPLLPQLTQRHTVLLAAVSDPRIEEMAKGRGTVDAVYEAAAGTQAQAERRDTAEKLQRHGVVVVDATPDNLAPALADAYLALKAAGRL from the coding sequence ATGGCCCTCACCGGACGTACCGCACTGCTGGCCGCGCTGGGATCACTCCCCGTAGGCATCCTCGCTCCGAGCTGGACCGGGATGCTCGCGGTCAACGCACCGCTCTCACTAGCGATTCTGTGCGACTACGCCCTGGCAGCGCCAGTGCGAACGCTTCGATTCACCCGATCCGGTGATACAACAGTTCGACTCGGTGACACGGCGGAAGTGCAACTCACCGTGACCAACAGCTCGCGACGGCGCCTGAGGGCCCAGCTCCGCGACGCCTGGCCGCCGAGCAGCTGGCCCGCCGACACCGAACAGGCCTCGTCCCGCCACACGTTGACGATTCCCCCCGGTGAACAGCGTCGCCTGTCCACCGCTCTGCGCCCGACCCGCCGCGGCGACCGCCAAGCCGAGCGCATCACGGTCCGCTCGTACGGCCCGCTCGGCCTGGCCGCCCGCCAGGGCTACCACCGCGTCCCGTGGACCGTGCGGGTGCTGCCCCCGTTCACCAGCCGGAAGCATCTGCCGTCCCGGCTCGCCCGACTCCGCGAACTCGACGGCCGCACCAGCGTCCTGACGCGGGGCGAGGGCACGGAGTTCGACAGCCTGCGGGCGTACGTACCAGGAGACGACACCCGCTCCATCGACTGGCGGGCAACGGCACGCCAGTCTGCCGTCGCGGTCCGGACATGGCGTCCCGAGCGTGACCGGCACATCCTGATCGTCCTGGACACCGGCCGCACCTCCGCAGGCCGGGTGGGCGACGTCCCACGCCTCGATGCGGCCATGGACGCCACCCTTCTCCTCACCGCGCTCGCGACGCGCGCCGGCGACCGCGTGGACCTCCTCGCCTACGACCGCCGCGTGCGAGCCCGGGTACAGGGCCGCACCACCGCAGGCGACATCCTGGCCACGGTGGTCAACACCCTCGCCTCACTGGAACCCGAGCTCGTCGAGACGGACGCCAGAGGGCTCAGCACCACGGCTCTCTCGGACGCTCCCCGCGGCTCGTTGATCGTTCTGCTGACCTCGCTTGAGGCCACCCCCATCGAGGAGGGGCTCCTCCCGCTGCTCCCTCAGCTCACCCAGCGCCACACGGTTCTGCTGGCAGCTGTCTCCGATCCGCGGATCGAGGAGATGGCGAAGGGCCGGGGAACGGTGGACGCGGTGTACGAGGCCGCCGCCGGCACCCAGGCCCAGGCCGAACGCCGCGACACGGCGGAGAAACTCCAGCGCCACGGCGTTGTGGTCGTGGACGCCACCCCGGACAACCTCGCCCCGGCGCTCGCCGACGCTTATCTGGCGCTCAAGGCTGCTGGCCGTCTTTGA
- a CDS encoding stage II sporulation protein M has protein sequence MDLDVFVTAHRTEWDRLDHLLRRGRRLTGAEADELVVLYQRTATHLSLIRSTTPDPLLTARLTQLVARARATVTGTRKSSWRDAARFLTTGFPAAVYRSRHWWVPTAILSTVVAALLGWWIGTHPEVQAAIAAPEDLRAMTRPGGEYETYYSSHPAASFAAQVWTNNAQAAAMCLVLGAFLCLPVIWILFLNMLNLGVGIGLMSSAGRLDVFLGLVLPHGLLELTAVFVAAGTGLRLGWTVIDPGPLSRRTALAQQGRAALGMAIGLALVLFVSGLIEGFVTPSGLPTWARITIGIAAELAFLAYVYILGRRAVRAGDTGDLAAVERSAELPSAA, from the coding sequence ATGGACCTCGACGTCTTCGTCACCGCCCACCGCACGGAGTGGGACCGCCTCGACCACCTCCTGCGCCGAGGGCGCCGCCTGACGGGCGCGGAGGCGGACGAGCTCGTCGTCCTCTACCAGCGCACGGCCACCCACCTCTCCCTGATCCGGTCGACCACCCCCGACCCACTGCTCACCGCGCGCCTCACCCAGCTCGTGGCCCGCGCCCGGGCCACGGTCACGGGCACCCGCAAGTCCTCCTGGCGCGACGCGGCCCGCTTCCTCACCACAGGTTTCCCCGCCGCGGTCTACCGCTCACGTCACTGGTGGGTCCCCACGGCGATCCTGTCCACGGTGGTGGCCGCACTCCTGGGCTGGTGGATCGGCACCCACCCCGAGGTCCAGGCGGCGATAGCCGCCCCGGAAGACCTCCGCGCCATGACCCGGCCGGGCGGGGAGTACGAGACCTACTACTCCAGCCACCCGGCCGCGTCCTTCGCCGCGCAGGTATGGACGAACAACGCGCAGGCCGCCGCGATGTGCCTGGTCCTGGGCGCGTTCCTCTGCCTACCGGTGATCTGGATCCTCTTCCTCAACATGCTCAACCTCGGCGTCGGCATCGGCCTGATGTCCTCCGCGGGCCGCCTGGACGTCTTCCTAGGCCTCGTCCTTCCGCACGGCCTGCTCGAACTGACGGCGGTGTTCGTGGCCGCCGGTACGGGGCTGCGCCTCGGCTGGACGGTGATCGACCCCGGTCCCCTCTCCCGCCGAACCGCCCTCGCCCAGCAGGGCCGCGCCGCACTGGGCATGGCCATCGGCCTGGCCCTGGTCCTGTTCGTCTCAGGCCTGATCGAAGGCTTCGTGACTCCCTCAGGCCTTCCGACCTGGGCCAGGATCACCATCGGCATCGCCGCTGAGCTGGCCTTTCTCGCGTACGTCTACATCCTGGGCCGCCGCGCGGTCCGAGCCGGCGACACCGGCGACCTCGCAGCGGTCGAACGGAGCGCCGAGCTTCCCTCCGCCGCCTGA
- a CDS encoding RDD family protein yields MSELVTGDAVALELRPARLPSRALAAAIDLAVVFCVFVLVSVVVGIASVALDEAAAAAIAVALFLLVLIGGPIAVETLSHGRSLGKLACGLRVVRDDGGPIRFRHALVRGAMGAVEILMTFGAVACIASLVSARGRRLGDVFAGTLVIRERVAAKRSVAVPPPPPWLVGRFSQLDLSAVPDELWLAIRQYLTRMHQLDPGVGGSIAGRLADELVARTGIAPPQGVPAAAFLAAVVHERQARDARRVFAGARGAAAAPPVPAGGVAGFGGAVGSAVPAGAAVPAGSAGTVASSAPGGAPLPVETAGPAAPAAGAPLPAGPGGAGGRAPGGGGGSGSEARKGTGASSGGFAPPG; encoded by the coding sequence ATGAGCGAGTTGGTGACCGGGGACGCGGTTGCCCTGGAGCTGAGGCCGGCGAGGCTGCCGAGCCGGGCTCTGGCGGCGGCGATCGATCTGGCGGTGGTCTTCTGCGTCTTCGTCCTGGTATCGGTCGTGGTGGGGATCGCCTCCGTCGCCCTGGACGAAGCCGCCGCCGCGGCCATCGCGGTCGCCTTGTTCCTGCTGGTGCTGATCGGGGGGCCGATCGCGGTGGAGACGCTGAGCCACGGCCGTTCCCTCGGGAAGCTGGCCTGCGGGCTGCGCGTGGTGCGGGACGACGGCGGCCCGATCCGGTTCCGGCACGCGCTCGTGCGGGGGGCGATGGGGGCTGTGGAGATCCTGATGACGTTCGGGGCCGTGGCCTGCATCGCGTCGCTGGTGTCGGCACGGGGGCGTCGGCTCGGTGATGTCTTCGCGGGGACGCTGGTCATCCGGGAGCGGGTGGCGGCCAAGCGGTCGGTCGCCGTGCCGCCGCCCCCGCCGTGGCTGGTCGGCCGGTTCTCGCAGCTGGATCTGTCCGCCGTGCCGGACGAACTGTGGCTCGCGATACGGCAGTACCTGACGCGGATGCACCAGCTGGACCCCGGTGTCGGCGGATCGATCGCCGGGCGGCTGGCCGACGAGCTGGTGGCGCGTACGGGGATCGCTCCGCCGCAGGGGGTGCCGGCGGCCGCGTTCCTGGCCGCGGTGGTGCATGAGCGGCAGGCGCGGGATGCCCGGCGGGTGTTCGCGGGGGCCCGGGGTGCGGCTGCCGCTCCACCGGTGCCTGCGGGCGGAGTTGCGGGGTTTGGCGGGGCTGTTGGGTCGGCTGTGCCTGCGGGGGCCGCTGTGCCCGCTGGGAGCGCTGGGACCGTTGCGTCTTCTGCGCCCGGTGGGGCGCCTTTGCCTGTTGAAACTGCTGGACCCGCTGCGCCTGCTGCTGGGGCGCCTCTGCCCGCTGGGCCTGGTGGGGCCGGGGGCCGTGCGCCTGGCGGTGGTGGGGGTTCTGGTTCGGAGGCGCGGAAGGGGACGGGGGCCTCCTCCGGCGGGTTCGCTCCGCCCGGTTAG
- the ahcY gene encoding adenosylhomocysteinase: protein MTTVTNRQDFKVADLSLAAFGRKEITLAEHEMPGLMSIRKEYAAAQPLAGARITGSLHMTVQTAVLIETLVALGAEVRWASCNIFSTQDHAAAAIAVGPNGTPEAPAGVPVFAWKGETSEEYWWCTEQALTWPNTPTGGPNMILDDGGDATLLVHKGVEFEKAGAAPDPSTADSEEYAHILTLLNRTLGEAPQKWTQLASEIRGVTEETTTGVHRLYEMHRDGTLLFPAINVNDAVTKSKFDNKYGCRHSLIDGINRATDVLIGGKTAVVCGYGDVGKGCAESLRGQGARVIITEIDPICALQAAMDGYQVATLDDVVEQADIFITTTGNKDIIMASDMAKMKHQAIVGNIGHFDNEIDMAGLAAIDGIVKDEVKPQVHTWKFPDGKVLIVLSEGRLLNLGNATGHPSFVMSNSFADQTLAQIELYTKPEEYPTDVYVLPKHLDEKVARLHLDALGVKLTTLRPEQAAYIGVEVDGPYKPDHYRY from the coding sequence ATGACGACGGTCACCAACCGCCAGGACTTCAAGGTCGCCGACCTTTCTCTCGCAGCCTTCGGCCGCAAGGAGATCACTCTCGCCGAGCACGAGATGCCCGGCCTGATGTCGATCCGCAAGGAGTACGCCGCCGCCCAGCCGCTGGCCGGTGCGCGCATCACCGGCTCGCTGCACATGACCGTGCAGACGGCCGTCCTCATCGAGACTCTCGTGGCCCTCGGTGCGGAGGTCCGCTGGGCCTCCTGCAACATCTTCTCCACCCAGGACCACGCCGCCGCGGCCATCGCCGTCGGCCCGAACGGCACCCCGGAGGCCCCCGCGGGCGTCCCCGTCTTCGCCTGGAAGGGCGAGACGTCGGAGGAGTACTGGTGGTGCACGGAGCAGGCGCTGACCTGGCCGAACACCCCCACCGGCGGCCCGAACATGATCCTCGACGACGGTGGCGACGCCACCCTCCTCGTCCACAAGGGCGTCGAGTTCGAGAAGGCCGGAGCGGCCCCGGACCCGTCGACGGCGGACAGCGAGGAGTACGCACACATCCTCACCCTGCTGAACCGCACCCTCGGCGAGGCCCCGCAGAAGTGGACCCAGCTGGCGTCCGAGATCCGCGGTGTCACCGAGGAGACCACCACGGGTGTCCACCGCCTCTACGAGATGCACCGTGACGGCACCCTCCTCTTCCCCGCGATCAATGTGAACGACGCGGTCACCAAGTCGAAGTTCGACAACAAGTACGGCTGCCGCCACTCCCTGATCGACGGCATCAACCGCGCCACCGACGTCCTGATCGGCGGCAAGACCGCCGTCGTCTGCGGCTACGGCGACGTGGGCAAGGGCTGTGCGGAGTCCCTCCGGGGCCAGGGCGCCCGCGTGATCATCACGGAGATCGACCCGATCTGCGCGCTCCAGGCGGCGATGGACGGCTACCAGGTCGCCACCCTCGACGACGTGGTGGAGCAGGCCGACATCTTCATCACCACGACGGGCAACAAGGACATCATCATGGCCTCGGACATGGCCAAGATGAAGCACCAGGCCATCGTCGGGAACATCGGCCACTTCGACAACGAGATCGACATGGCCGGCCTGGCCGCCATCGACGGGATCGTCAAGGACGAGGTCAAGCCCCAGGTCCACACCTGGAAGTTCCCCGACGGCAAGGTCCTCATCGTGCTCTCCGAGGGCCGTCTGCTGAACCTCGGCAACGCGACCGGCCACCCGTCCTTCGTGATGTCGAACTCCTTCGCCGACCAGACCCTGGCGCAGATCGAGCTCTACACGAAGCCCGAGGAGTACCCGACCGATGTCTACGTGCTGCCCAAGCACCTGGACGAGAAGGTCGCCCGCCTCCACCTCGACGCCCTCGGCGTCAAGCTGACGACGCTCCGCCCCGAGCAGGCGGCGTACATCGGCGTCGAGGTCGACGGCCCGTACAAGCCCGACCACTACCGCTACTGA
- a CDS encoding cation diffusion facilitator family transporter — translation MSASGGTKAIVAALAANLSIAVAKFVAFLFSGSSSMLAESVHSLADSGNQGLLLLGGKKAKREATPQHPFGYGRERYIYAFLVSIVLFSVGGMFAVYEGYEKIKHPHEITAWYWPVGVLVFAIIAELFSFRTAIKESNQTRGDRSWTEFVRRAKAPELPVVLLEDLGALVGLVLALGGVGLALATGNGVWDGIGTLCIGILLIVIAIILAAETKSLLLGESAGIEEVEKIKAAVVDGDTVTGIIHMRTLHLGPEELLVAAKIAVQHDDTAAEVANAINAAENRIRDAVPIARVIYLEPDIFNAEAAAAGTNPAKTPGAPAPDDSGTPAPKDPGAPKDLGH, via the coding sequence ATGAGCGCGTCCGGCGGAACCAAGGCGATCGTGGCGGCGCTCGCCGCCAACCTCTCGATCGCCGTGGCCAAATTCGTAGCGTTCCTCTTCAGCGGTTCCTCGTCGATGCTCGCGGAGAGCGTCCACTCGCTCGCCGACTCGGGGAACCAGGGCCTTCTGCTGCTCGGCGGCAAGAAGGCCAAGCGCGAGGCCACCCCGCAGCACCCGTTCGGCTACGGGCGCGAGCGCTACATCTACGCCTTCCTCGTCTCCATCGTCCTTTTCTCGGTCGGTGGCATGTTCGCGGTCTACGAGGGCTACGAGAAGATCAAGCATCCGCACGAGATCACGGCCTGGTACTGGCCGGTCGGGGTCCTGGTCTTCGCGATCATCGCCGAGCTCTTCTCCTTCCGTACGGCGATCAAGGAGTCCAACCAGACCCGCGGCGACCGCTCCTGGACCGAGTTCGTCCGCCGAGCCAAGGCCCCCGAACTCCCCGTCGTCCTCCTGGAGGACCTCGGCGCGCTCGTCGGCCTGGTCCTGGCCCTCGGCGGCGTCGGTCTCGCCCTCGCCACCGGCAACGGCGTCTGGGACGGCATCGGCACCCTCTGCATCGGCATCCTGCTGATCGTCATCGCGATCATCCTGGCCGCCGAGACGAAGTCCCTCCTGCTCGGCGAGTCCGCCGGGATCGAAGAGGTCGAGAAGATCAAGGCCGCGGTGGTGGACGGCGACACCGTCACCGGCATCATCCACATGCGCACCCTCCACCTCGGCCCCGAGGAACTGCTGGTCGCCGCCAAGATCGCGGTCCAGCACGACGACACCGCCGCCGAGGTCGCCAACGCGATCAACGCCGCCGAGAACCGGATCCGCGACGCCGTCCCGATCGCCCGGGTCATCTACCTGGAGCCGGACATCTTCAACGCGGAAGCCGCGGCGGCCGGCACCAACCCCGCCAAGACACCCGGCGCCCCGGCCCCGGACGATTCCGGCACCCCGGCCCCGAAGGACCCGGGGGCCCCGAAGGATCTCGGCCACTGA